A stretch of Rhinoderma darwinii isolate aRhiDar2 chromosome 4, aRhiDar2.hap1, whole genome shotgun sequence DNA encodes these proteins:
- the PPP1R2 gene encoding protein phosphatase inhibitor 2, translating to MEEQTHRPVKGILKKKASTATGVHVVSKAELSRDRDDDDDDDQSKKSQKWDEMNILATYHPSDKDYGLMKIDEPSTPYHRMVGDDDDDEGAMSDSECNEALTADVLAQKLEEAEGKDPKFLAQEESSEEEDDEELTPEEREKKREFETKRKHHYNEGMNIKLARQLIAKELAGEDYEDEEDEEMQDITDSDTHPDQLQSNKQVL from the exons ATGGAGGAGCAAACACACAGGCCTGTTAAAGGCATTCTAAAGAAGAAGGCTTCAACGGCCACTGGCGTTCATGTGGTCAGCAAAGCGGAACTGAGCCGGGACAGAGATGACGACGACGACGACGACCAGAG taagaAGTCGCAGAAGTGGGATGAGATGAATATTCTTGCTACTTATCATCCTTCTGATAAGGACTATGGCTTAATGAAAATAGATGAACCAAGTACTCCCTACCAcag AATGGTTGGCGACGATGACGATGATGAAGGAGCAATGAGTGATTCAGAGTGTAACGAAGCATTAACCGCTGATGTCTTGGCTCAAAA GTTGGAAGAAGCAGAAGGAAAAGATCCTAAATTCTTGGCACAAGAAGAAAGTAGTGAAGAAGAAGATGATGAGGAGCTGACACCGGAGGAGAGAG AAAAGAAAAGGGAGTTTGAAACGAAACGAAAACACCATTATAACGAAGGCATGAATATCAAACTGGCCAGGCAGTTAATAGCAAAAGAGCTTGCAGGGGAAGACTACGAGGATGAAGAAGATGAAGAGATGCAAGATATAACAGACTCCGACA CTCATCCCGACCAACTGCAGAGTAATAAACAAGTACTATAG